In a single window of the Acyrthosiphon pisum isolate AL4f chromosome X, pea_aphid_22Mar2018_4r6ur, whole genome shotgun sequence genome:
- the LOC103310567 gene encoding uncharacterized protein LOC103310567 translates to MGDGKFNGTNLRMKRNTHDEDKAFKDEPPFKSQRLHQLFNDDQHFQSPTDSQFENTEVTEHNYERISATTIYKKLQVLEIRDKILRASTTLPIKEINVDEIKPMEGTCQDMCPEKERLLRIHGNMVSQFECKMIDSKLEPVFEMMVKQYARSSADQANPLSQELRPTPILVKTMHYMLKNIIYPIESNIEQDLASWYDFCWDRLRAIRKDIVQQNLQNSEVVTILEQIGRFHIACYDLMLGYTGFDIKLNTENLNNCIQMLMPMYRDSEHQCPNEPEFVSYELLMHLGNPQFHTAYDLLPIHIKQSPQVRFCIKANTIYLQSSDCKEFFNLLRSTSFMNCCILQRVIPSIRYNNIRMMNMSYTTVKRVYKLEMEHFMEKLCFDDIQLAKEFFSDIQLQYKEKYVYLSHNLSICAPELRRQKQEFIISEKRQNLTYLISGIENLPDVIVTPVHSSFDINDRFNDANNEVNKDLNNEISDSQMVIDNYSLINSKNDDSNRQLFSTTPIKTTGLEIPTFTFNIPKFSLPTQIQKPVTKFEIPWNAPTKSSTFQDNFSSDQSNITSNSLVTSNITSLPVSIAQELSMKPPCLIPMNISPIQLHPKINFKEKLDVMQSIEHQTNLTKKYFCKWQDYVNCKKSRYIEEMFAHGDLFHSECISSLSSSPSSIKSLSYVDEITEIQEEPKEWLNKQYILAEKYFYIWLRKVLRRRRKIEIDPVCSLPWSVFMQVHGTPKETIPVTIKDLKSKRQLKIPIHHPLNSNNSAEHDISIQMANIFVKNVKEMNKDGSVGKKIFWKLAVNYGDTPEPYCIEKKVLTIIYGKLGFCNNQIQTIHTDCNAYFIKTVHSCIGQFNWTNNGLNATLIFTNTDKEDVETLFKRVDSILQSTPTAIPLVMIFSSRSDKDCIKDYEYVLDGYKENEYINNYSVYMWEGPKTILESIEFFSKNYVDFTPGTRTEKLYYNLLNFSQHFFVKVRSILSDDNPNTIIQKYNQCLDAYIKRLGRSNQVLTYLAPDLVPYYTQNPDEFSKEYSNLNLKYFEDLLNIAHLLPYESWPPKNVDDLIDYVKNMCRLSNRRSWCLDILQMLQLHRKADLEYCLLNASWYEPIEMWIEGSLEKCSTAQNDFTVFYNGDPIKDVLNMIFPDR, encoded by the coding sequence ATGGGCGATGGAAAATTTAATGGCACCAATTTACGTATGAAGAGAAATACCCATGATGAAGATAAGGCTTTCAAAGACGAACCACCTTTTAAATCACAGCGTTTACATCAACTGTTTAATGatgatcaacattttcaaagtcCAACTGATTCTCAGTTTGAAAATACTGAAGTTACTGAACACAATTATGAAAGAATTTCAGctacaactatttataaaaaactacaAGTATTGGAAATTAGGGATAAAATTTTACGCGCATCTACTACGCTGCCAATCAAAGAAATTAATGTTGATGAAATTAAACCAATGGAAGGTACCTGTCAAGATATGTGCCCAGAAAAAGAACGTCTACTGCGTATACATGGTAACATGGTTTCACAGTTTGAATGTAAAATGATTGATTCAAAATTGGAACCAGTTTTTGAAATGATGGTAAAACAATATGCTAGAAGTTCTGCTGACCAAGCCAATCCATTATCTCAAGAATTGAGACCGACACCTATACTTGTTAAGACCATGCATTAcatgcttaaaaatattatatacccaatTGAATCTAACATTGAACAAGATTTAGCTAGTTGGTATGATTTTTGTTGGGATCGTTTGCGTGCAATACGGAAAGATATTGTTCAACAAAATTTACAGAACTCGGAAGTTGTGACAATACTTGAACAAATTGGCCGTTTTCATATTGCTTGTTATGATTTAATGCTTGGATATACAGGCTTTGATATCAAGTTAAACACGGAAAACTTAAACAATTGCATTCAAATGTTGATGCCCATGTATAGAGATTCAGAACATCAATGTCCAAATGAACCAGAGTTTGTGTCGTATGAGTTACTTATGCATTTAGGAAACCCACAATTTCATACTGCATATGATTTATTACCAATTCATATAAAACAATCACCTCAAGTAAGATTCTGTATTAAAgctaacacaatttatttacagTCAAGTGACTGTAAAGAGTTCTTCAATTTACTGAGAAGTACGAGTTTTATGAATTGTTGTATATTACAAAGAGTTATTCCAAgtattagatataataacaTTAGAATGATGAACATGTCATATACAACTGTCAAGAGAGTTTACAAGCTTGAAATGGAACATTTTATGGAAAAACTTTGTTTTGATGATATACAACTGGCTAAAGAGTTCTTTTCTGATATTCAGTTACAATATAAAGAAAAGTATGTATATCTTTCACATAATCTATCCATATGTGCGCCTGAGCTTAGAAGACAAAAACAAGAATTCATAATCTCTGAGAAAAGACaaaatttaacatacttaatatcTGGAATAGAAAACTTGCCTGATGTCATAGTCACCCCAGTTCATTCAAGCTTTGATATTAATGATCGTTTTAATGATGCTAATAATGAAGTAAACAAAGATCTGAACAATGAAATATCAGATTCTCAGATGGTAATAGataattattctttaataaattcaaaaaatgatgaTTCAAACAGACAATTATTCTCAACCACTCCAATAAAAACCACAGGTTTAGAAATACCTACATTCacttttaatatacctaagttTTCTTTACCTACACAAATTCAAAAACCAGTTACCAAATTTGAAATACCATGGAACGCACCCACAAAATCATCTACTTTTCAAGATAACTTTAGCTCGGACCAATCAAATATTACATCAAATTCACTTGTAACGAGCAATATAACAAGCCTTCCAGTATCAATAGCTCAAGAATTATCTATGAAACCTCCATGCCTAATTCCTATGAATATAAGTCCTATTCAGTTACatcctaaaattaattttaaggaaAAACTAGATGTTATGCAATCAATAGAACATCAAACTAAtcttaccaaaaaatatttttgcaaatgGCAGGATTATGTTAATTGTAAGAAATCTAGGTATATCGAAGAGATGTTTGCACATGGTGATCTATTTCATTCAGAGTGTATTTCATCATTGTCGTCATCTCCATCATCAATAAAGTCTCTAAGTTATGTTGATGAAATTACTGAAATTCAAGAAGAACCAAAAGAATGGTTAAATAAACAGTACATTTTGGCAGAAAAGTATTTCTATATTTGGCTACGAAAAGTTTTACGTAGAAGAAGAAAGATTGAAATTGATCCTGTATGCAGTTTACCATGGTCAGTATTTATGCAAGTACATGGCACACCAAAAGAGACAATACCAGTTACGATTAAAGATTTAAAGTCGAAGAGGcaattaaaaattccaatacaTCAtccattaaatagtaataattctgCAGAACATGATATTAGTATTCAAATGgctaatatatttgttaaaaatgtaaaagagaTGAATAAAGATGGATCTGTTGGGAAAAAGATATTTTGGAAATTGGCAGTTAATTATGGAGATACACCAGAACCCTactgtatagaaaaaaaagtgcTAACTATTATTTATGGTAAATTAGGATTTTGTAACAATCAAATACAAACCATCCATACTGATTGTAATgcatatttcataaaaacagTGCATAGTTGTATTGGGCAATTCAACTGGACAAACAACGGTTTAAACGCAACTCTTATTTTCACAAATACAGATAAAGAAGATGTTGAGACGTTATTTAAACGTGTGGATTCAATTTTGCAATCAACTCCGACAGCAATACCTTTAGTCATGATATTTTCTTCGAGGTCAGATAAAGATTGTATTAAAGATTACGAATATGTTTTAGACGGGTACAAGGAAAACGAGTACATTAACAATTACTCTGTTTACATGTGGGAAGGACCAAAAACCATTCTAGAatccattgaatttttttccaaaaattatgTAGACTTTACGCCTGGTACGCGtacagaaaaattatattataatttgctcAATTTTTCTCAACATTTCTTCGTAAAAGTACGTAGTATATTATCTGATGATAATCCAAAtactattattcaaaaatacaatCAATGCTTGGATGCTTACATTAAACGCTTGGGTAGAAGTAATCAAGTATTAACATATTTGGCACCCGATTTGGTTCCATATTACACTCAAAATCCAGATGAGTTTTCAAAAGAATATTCAAActtgaatctaaaatattttgaagatttaTTGAATATTGCGCACCTATTGCCATATGAATCATGGCCgcctaaaaatgttgatgatttaatagattatgtgaaaaatatgtGCAGACTTTCAAACCGTAGATCTTGGTGTTTAGACATATTGCAAATGCTCCAATTACATAGAAAAGCTGATTTGGAGTACTGTTTATTGAATGCTAGTTGGTATGAACCAATCGAAATGTGGATTGAAGGTTCATTAGAAAAGTGTTCTACTGCACAGAATGATTTTACTGTATTTTACAATGGAGACCCGATTAAGGATGTTCTCAATATGATATTTCCAGACCGatga